Proteins from one Camelina sativa cultivar DH55 chromosome 8, Cs, whole genome shotgun sequence genomic window:
- the LOC104709165 gene encoding seipin-1-like, whose translation MPESEINRRIGVFQLKVELLSLKGEAIARSSQPCMLRFRSKPIRLARTFVMGVPLVAGIANEAQTMRIDALKHQEKWPRTKAVRATLIPRAQTRTLPQLYEAEIFINSKPPWIKRMAYNWKWTLCVWTSMYLYLAILTAFLWCFRPVLFPYTASRTIEESETSVIEVVEEKEEEVMDRRRRERRNQPRRRSIAATQKTYT comes from the exons ATGCCTGAATCCGAAATTAATCGAAGAATTGGGGTATTTCAG TTGAAGGTAGAGCTTTTATCATTGAAAGGCGAGGCAATAGCGAGATCGAGCCAACCTTGTATGTTACGGTTCAGAAGCAAACCTATAAGACTTGCACGTACATTTGTTATGGGTGTTCCACTTGTAGCTGGAATAGCGAACGAAGCACAAACAATGAGAATCGATGCGTTAAAACACCAAGAGAAATGGCCCCGAACAAAAGCCGTGAGAGCCACTCTGATTCCACGTGCACAAACCCGGACATTGCCTCAGCTATACGAAGCTGAGATCTTTATAAACTCGAAACCGCCATGGATCAAACGAATGGCTTATAACTGGAAATGGACTCTTTGCGTATGGACTTCAATGTATCTTTACCTCGCTATTTTAACCGCGTTTCTATGGTGTTTTAGACCAGTTTTGTTCCCTTACACTGCCTCAAGAACCATCGAGGAGAGCGAAACCTCAGTGATCGAAGtagttgaagaaaaagaagaagaagtaatggACAGAAGACGGAGGGAAAGAAGAAACCAGCCTCGTCGAAGAAGTATTGCTGCGACACAGAAAACTTATACATAG